In a single window of the Streptomyces sp. CGMCC 4.7035 genome:
- a CDS encoding LLM class flavin-dependent oxidoreductase, translated as MKKIGFLSFGHWTPSPHSKTRSASDSLLQAIDLAVAAEELGADGAYFRVHHFARQHASPFPLLAAIGARTSRIEIGTGVIDMRYENPLYMAEDAGAADLIAGGRLQLGLSRGSPEQVIDGWRHFGYRPPEGGTDADLARAHTEELLQALTGVGFAEPHPSPMFANPPGPLRIEPHSEDLRDRIWWGSGSNATAVWAAGLGMNMQSSTLKDDESGEPLHVQQRKQIEAYHEAWRAAGHSRTPRVSVSRSVFPLVDERDRAYFGRDRDSKDQIGYIDADTRSIFGRSYAAEPDALVKQLAEDEAVAAADTLLLTVPNQLGVDYNAHVLDSILTHVAPALGWR; from the coding sequence ATGAAAAAGATCGGGTTCCTGTCCTTCGGACACTGGACGCCGTCGCCGCACTCGAAGACGCGTTCCGCGTCGGACTCGCTGCTGCAGGCCATCGACCTCGCCGTCGCCGCGGAGGAGCTGGGTGCGGACGGCGCCTACTTCCGCGTCCACCACTTCGCACGACAGCACGCCTCACCGTTCCCGCTCCTCGCCGCCATCGGCGCGCGCACCAGCCGGATCGAGATCGGCACGGGTGTGATCGACATGCGCTACGAGAACCCGCTGTACATGGCGGAGGACGCGGGCGCGGCCGACCTCATCGCGGGGGGTCGGCTCCAGCTCGGCCTCAGCCGGGGCTCACCGGAGCAGGTGATCGACGGCTGGCGCCACTTCGGCTACCGGCCGCCGGAGGGCGGCACCGACGCCGACCTGGCCCGTGCCCACACCGAGGAACTGCTCCAGGCCCTCACCGGGGTGGGGTTCGCGGAGCCGCACCCCAGTCCGATGTTCGCCAACCCGCCGGGGCCGCTGCGCATCGAACCGCACTCTGAGGATCTGCGCGACCGGATCTGGTGGGGTTCCGGCTCGAACGCCACCGCGGTCTGGGCCGCCGGGCTCGGGATGAACATGCAGAGCTCGACCCTCAAGGACGACGAGAGCGGCGAGCCGCTCCACGTCCAGCAGCGCAAGCAGATCGAGGCGTACCACGAGGCATGGCGCGCCGCGGGCCACTCGCGCACGCCCAGGGTGTCGGTCAGCCGCAGCGTCTTCCCGCTCGTCGACGAGCGGGACCGTGCGTACTTCGGCCGGGACCGCGACTCGAAGGACCAGATCGGCTACATCGACGCCGACACCCGCAGCATCTTCGGCCGCTCCTACGCCGCCGAGCCCGATGCGCTCGTCAAGCAGCTGGCCGAGGACGAGGCTGTCGCCGCAGCCGACACGCTGCTGCTGACCGTGCCCAACCAGCTCGGCGTCGACTACAACGCGCATGTCCTCGACAGCATCCTGACGCACGTCGCGCCGGCTCTCGGCTGGCGCTGA
- a CDS encoding MarR family winged helix-turn-helix transcriptional regulator: MTAEPPRWLTGVEEQAWRGLLSVFERLITRTGQPLQTEYGLSAADYMMLAELTRVPGGRLRVLELAKELGWEKSRVSHHMARMARRGLVDRETCAYDRRGVYVSVTPAGYEVMSAATRRHANDVRRLFFDHLTSAQVTQLAEITDTVLDVLAGLPVRD, translated from the coding sequence ATGACCGCTGAACCACCCCGCTGGCTGACGGGGGTCGAAGAACAGGCCTGGCGGGGCCTGCTGAGTGTGTTCGAGCGCCTCATCACACGTACCGGGCAGCCCCTGCAGACCGAGTACGGACTGTCCGCCGCGGACTACATGATGCTCGCCGAGCTGACCCGTGTGCCCGGCGGCAGGCTCCGCGTCCTGGAGCTCGCCAAGGAACTGGGGTGGGAGAAGAGCAGGGTGTCCCACCACATGGCACGGATGGCGAGGCGCGGTCTGGTCGACCGCGAGACGTGCGCCTACGACCGCCGCGGGGTGTACGTGAGCGTGACACCGGCCGGCTACGAGGTCATGTCGGCGGCGACCCGGCGTCACGCGAACGACGTTCGCCGACTTTTCTTCGACCACCTCACCTCCGCTCAGGTGACCCAACTGGCAGAGATCACCGATACGGTGCTGGACGTTCTCGCGGGGTTGCCCGTCCGCGACTGA
- a CDS encoding glucose 1-dehydrogenase, with product MGQLHGKTVVITGGTSGIGLATAQRFAQEGAHVYITGRRKEVLDQAAEQIGGNVTPVQADSSNLADLDRLYATVAEAGHQIDVLFANAGGGEFAPLDQVTEEHFDSTFDSNVKGTVFTVQKALPHLVDGASVILTGSIAGVSGDPAFGVYGASKAAIRSFSRTWANELSGRGIRVNTISPGPITTPGLNSLAADEEGAAQLRETLTGIVPLGRMGQPEEVANLALFLATDQSSFITGTEIFVDGGAKQV from the coding sequence ATGGGACAGCTGCACGGCAAGACGGTCGTCATCACCGGTGGCACCAGCGGCATCGGGCTGGCGACGGCCCAGCGCTTCGCGCAAGAGGGCGCCCACGTCTACATCACGGGTCGCCGCAAGGAGGTCCTCGACCAGGCCGCCGAGCAGATCGGCGGCAACGTCACCCCGGTCCAGGCCGACAGCTCCAACCTGGCCGACCTCGACCGCCTGTACGCCACCGTCGCCGAGGCCGGGCACCAGATCGACGTCCTGTTCGCCAACGCGGGCGGCGGCGAGTTCGCCCCCCTCGACCAGGTCACCGAGGAGCACTTCGACAGCACCTTCGACAGCAACGTGAAGGGCACCGTCTTCACCGTGCAGAAGGCGCTCCCCCACCTGGTCGACGGCGCCTCCGTCATCCTCACGGGCTCCATCGCCGGCGTCTCCGGCGACCCGGCCTTCGGTGTCTACGGCGCCTCCAAGGCCGCCATCCGCTCCTTCTCCCGCACGTGGGCCAACGAGCTCAGCGGGCGCGGCATCCGCGTCAACACCATCTCCCCCGGCCCCATCACCACCCCCGGGCTCAACAGTCTCGCCGCGGACGAGGAAGGTGCCGCGCAGCTGCGAGAGACCCTCACCGGCATCGTCCCCCTCGGCCGCATGGGCCAGCCGGAGGAAGTCGCCAACCTTGCGCTGTTCCTCGCCACGGACCAGTCCAGCTTCATCACCGGCACCGAGATCTTCGTCGACGGTGGTGCCAAGCAGGTGTAA